ATATTAATATTAGCAGATTCCAAATACGCTTTTTCTAAAATTCTATCCTGTGTAATCGAAAGTAATTCCGATCCTTGTGGGACAGAGACTAAGTTTTGCGTCATTTTTAAAGCTTCGTAATCAATATTTTCAAATTCATATGTCACTACATCCGCTTTTTCGGAAAGTTCGCGTAAAGCGACTTTATCATCATAGTCCGCGATAATTTGCTCATCACTTACTTGAGCCGCTGGACAATCTGCAGTAGGATCAAGAACAACAATACGATACCCCATCGCTTTCGCTGCAAGAGCAAGCATCCGTCCAAGTTGACCACCACCAATGATACCAATCGTACTATTTGTCAGTAAAAATTTTTTATCCAAGAGAATCACTACTTTCTAGAACAGTTTCTTCTAGTGTAGCACGTCTTTTTTGTAATCTGTTAGTAATTGCATCGTCTGTTATCGATAAAATTTGCGCGGCTAGAAGTCCAGCGTTCACTGCACCACTTTCTCCAATAGCAACTGTCGCTACCGGAACCCCACCAGGCATCTGCACAATGGACAGTAAAGAATCCATACCATTCAATGCTTTAGATTTAATTGGCACACCAATAACAGGTAAAGTCGTCTTTGCTGCAACCATACCTGGCAAATGAGCTGCGCCTCCAGCTCCAGCAATAATAATTTTCAAACCACGTTCCCGCGCTTGTTCTGCATATTGAAACATTAAATCAGGTGTACGATGAGCTGAAACTACTTTTTTCTCATAAGCTATTTCTAATTCATCTAATACATCACATGCTTTTTTCATTGTATCCCAATCTGAGGTACTCCCCATAATGACACCAATTACAGCAGGCATTACGTGATCAACTCCTTAATAATCTCTTTTCGACTCCTTCATTCTAACAAGAGGCACGATAAAAGTCAACGAAAAATCGAACATTTAATTGTTACGTTTTGATAACGTTCGTGTTTAGGTCGTGTTTGTTGTATTTTCTTGCTTTATGTACTCATTTTCACTAAATAAATAAAAAAAGAAGCTACCATTATAGGTAAGCTTCTCTTTATTTCCGAACTTG
The sequence above is a segment of the Listeria cossartiae subsp. cossartiae genome. Coding sequences within it:
- the purE gene encoding 5-(carboxyamino)imidazole ribonucleotide mutase, with translation MPAVIGVIMGSTSDWDTMKKACDVLDELEIAYEKKVVSAHRTPDLMFQYAEQARERGLKIIIAGAGGAAHLPGMVAAKTTLPVIGVPIKSKALNGMDSLLSIVQMPGGVPVATVAIGESGAVNAGLLAAQILSITDDAITNRLQKRRATLEETVLESSDSLG